One Cellulomonas taurus genomic region harbors:
- a CDS encoding UDP-N-acetylmuramoyl-L-alanyl-D-glutamate--2,6-diaminopimelate ligase has translation MTSPQGRLRPEQPHRPRVADLAEAFALPVEGAPLPSDLLASGVTVSSADTEPGDVFVAVPGAKAHGARFAEDAVAAGAVAVVTDRAGATLVSDLGVPVLVADDPRALAGHLASVLHQHPGEALTTVGITGTNGKTTTTYFVDAALRRALGETVLMGTVELRIGAHTIESPRTTVEAPVVQSMLARGRELGLPASVMEVSSHALALGRMNGLVLSVAGFTNLQRDHLDFHGDMEGYFRAKAQLFTPEHARHGVIVVDDEWGRRLAAETTIPVDTVATHVGAPEGETADWAVVEADIGLDGVGSSFVLRGPDGARHTAASPLPGLVNVSNAALAVVIAHRAGVDLDVAIDAVAHAHQIPGRMERVIERAPGRPLGLVDYAHTPDALVLALEAVRPITPGRLIIVFGSDGDRDQGKRPIMGQIAARLADVLVVTDENPRSEDPAAIRAAILSGVREQRPTLADVHEATSRRQAIHDALDLAEEQDTIIITGKGHEPTQEIAGVFHRYNDRDVLLEHDFGGTPA, from the coding sequence ATGACGTCCCCCCAGGGTCGGCTGCGCCCCGAGCAGCCTCACCGCCCCCGGGTCGCCGACCTCGCCGAGGCGTTCGCGCTGCCGGTGGAGGGTGCGCCGCTGCCGTCCGACCTGCTGGCCTCCGGGGTCACCGTGTCGAGTGCGGACACCGAGCCCGGCGACGTCTTCGTGGCGGTGCCCGGTGCCAAGGCGCACGGTGCGCGCTTCGCCGAGGACGCGGTCGCGGCCGGTGCCGTCGCCGTCGTCACCGATCGGGCGGGTGCCACGCTGGTGAGCGACCTCGGGGTGCCGGTGCTGGTCGCCGACGACCCGCGCGCGCTGGCCGGACACCTGGCCTCCGTCCTGCACCAGCACCCGGGTGAGGCGCTGACCACCGTCGGCATCACCGGCACCAACGGCAAGACCACCACCACCTACTTCGTCGACGCTGCCCTGCGCCGGGCGCTGGGGGAGACGGTGCTGATGGGCACCGTGGAGCTGCGGATCGGCGCGCACACCATCGAGAGCCCCCGGACCACGGTCGAGGCACCGGTGGTGCAGTCGATGCTGGCCCGCGGCCGGGAGCTGGGTCTGCCCGCGTCAGTGATGGAGGTGTCCTCGCACGCGCTGGCCCTGGGCCGGATGAACGGCCTGGTGCTGTCGGTCGCCGGGTTCACGAACCTGCAGCGCGACCACCTGGACTTCCACGGCGACATGGAGGGCTACTTCCGCGCCAAGGCCCAGCTGTTCACCCCGGAGCACGCCCGGCACGGCGTGATCGTGGTCGACGACGAGTGGGGCCGCCGCCTGGCCGCCGAGACCACGATCCCGGTGGACACCGTGGCCACCCACGTCGGCGCACCCGAGGGCGAGACCGCCGACTGGGCGGTCGTCGAGGCGGACATCGGCCTGGACGGGGTCGGCTCCTCCTTCGTGCTGCGCGGCCCGGACGGCGCCCGGCACACCGCCGCCAGCCCGCTGCCGGGCCTGGTGAACGTCTCGAACGCGGCGCTGGCCGTCGTCATCGCCCACCGGGCCGGGGTGGACCTGGACGTCGCCATCGACGCCGTGGCGCACGCCCACCAGATCCCGGGCCGGATGGAGCGCGTGATCGAGCGCGCCCCCGGTCGTCCGCTGGGTCTGGTCGACTACGCGCACACCCCGGACGCCCTGGTGCTCGCGCTGGAGGCCGTCCGCCCGATCACGCCGGGCCGCCTGATCATCGTCTTCGGCTCCGACGGCGACCGGGACCAGGGCAAGCGCCCGATCATGGGGCAGATCGCCGCCCGGCTGGCCGACGTCCTGGTCGTCACGGACGAGAACCCCCGGTCCGAGGACCCCGCCGCCATCCGCGCCGCCATCCTGTCCGGGGTGCGCGAGCAGCGACCGACCCTCGCGGACGTCCACGAGGCCACCAGCCGCCGACAGGCGATCCACGACGCACTCGATCTGGCCGAGGAGCAGGACACCATCATCATCACCGGAAAGGGCCACGAGCCGACCCAGGAGATCGCCGGGGTGTTCCACCGGTACAACGACCGCGACGTCCTGCTCGAGCACGACTTCGGAGGGACCCCCGCGTGA
- a CDS encoding peptidoglycan D,D-transpeptidase FtsI family protein translates to MSARPVGGPRAGAQRAGNARSGGARRGAPQRPHAPISDRVGPRLANFSRRRTVLVVFVAALLSVFAGRLIYVQGIAGPAIAAEAKQSRMSTSVLIANRGQITDTNGVVLATSVDRYNIYVNQKQIATWSMVQDGTTYSGAAGAAELLSPILDIPAAELGATLQGDAGFKYVAKKVLPEVWKAVREFRINGIGAEQVAERVYPNGNTAGNVLGWVNGDGVGAQSIEQLLNDELSGTNGETEYERGRGGQLIPGGYEETTPAQDGKNLQLTISTDLQYRAQQAIQAQVQATGAESGSIVAINVKTGEILVLAESATVDPNNPGADQTLLGGSKSVSNVFEPGSTAKVITMAAAIESGIADPYSQFTVPYTYTTANGQTFKDSHEHAGMQLTTTGILAQSSNTGTVMIGQNIPQQTRYDYLHKFGFGQKTGIELPNESAGSLKPADDWDGRTKYAVLFGQGLSVTALQATEVFATIANGGVRIQPHLVKGWTDDQGNLTTPVAAEQTQVVSPETAQTVLTMMESAVDEGTGSTAAIPGYRVAGKTGTAQNWDQNGNQGITSSFIGVAPADDPQIAVSVVLHNPKTSEWGGTVAGPVFSQIAGYALTELGIAPSGAPAQLFPTEW, encoded by the coding sequence GTGAGCGCCCGCCCGGTCGGCGGCCCCCGTGCCGGTGCGCAGCGCGCCGGGAACGCCCGGTCCGGTGGCGCCCGTCGTGGTGCCCCGCAGCGACCGCACGCGCCGATCTCCGACCGGGTCGGTCCGCGGCTGGCGAACTTCTCCCGTCGACGCACGGTCCTGGTGGTGTTCGTCGCCGCGCTGCTCAGCGTCTTCGCCGGACGACTGATCTACGTGCAGGGCATCGCCGGACCGGCCATCGCGGCCGAGGCCAAGCAGAGCCGGATGTCCACCTCGGTGCTGATCGCGAACCGGGGCCAGATCACCGACACCAACGGCGTGGTGCTGGCCACCTCGGTCGACCGTTACAACATCTACGTCAACCAGAAGCAGATCGCGACCTGGTCGATGGTGCAGGACGGCACCACCTACTCCGGAGCGGCCGGTGCCGCCGAGCTGCTGTCCCCGATCCTGGACATCCCGGCCGCCGAACTGGGTGCGACGCTGCAGGGCGACGCGGGGTTCAAGTACGTCGCCAAGAAGGTGCTGCCCGAGGTCTGGAAGGCGGTCCGCGAGTTCCGGATCAACGGCATCGGTGCCGAGCAGGTCGCCGAGCGGGTCTACCCGAACGGCAACACCGCCGGCAACGTCCTGGGCTGGGTCAACGGTGACGGCGTGGGTGCGCAGAGCATCGAGCAGCTGCTGAACGACGAGCTGTCCGGCACCAACGGGGAGACCGAGTACGAGCGCGGCCGTGGTGGTCAGCTGATCCCCGGCGGCTACGAGGAGACCACCCCCGCGCAGGACGGCAAGAACCTGCAGCTGACGATCAGCACCGACCTGCAGTACCGGGCGCAGCAGGCGATCCAGGCCCAGGTGCAGGCCACCGGTGCCGAGTCCGGCTCGATCGTCGCGATCAACGTCAAGACCGGGGAGATCCTGGTGCTGGCCGAGTCCGCCACGGTGGATCCGAACAACCCGGGCGCGGACCAGACCCTGCTCGGCGGGTCCAAGTCGGTCTCCAACGTCTTCGAGCCCGGCTCCACCGCGAAGGTCATCACGATGGCCGCCGCGATCGAGAGCGGCATCGCCGACCCCTACAGCCAGTTCACGGTGCCCTACACCTACACGACGGCGAACGGGCAGACCTTCAAGGACTCGCACGAGCACGCCGGGATGCAGCTGACCACCACCGGCATCCTCGCCCAGTCGTCCAACACCGGCACCGTGATGATCGGCCAGAACATCCCGCAGCAGACCCGGTACGACTACCTGCACAAGTTCGGCTTCGGTCAGAAGACCGGCATCGAACTGCCGAACGAGTCCGCCGGCAGCCTCAAGCCCGCGGACGACTGGGACGGCCGCACCAAGTACGCCGTCCTGTTCGGTCAGGGTCTGTCCGTGACCGCGCTGCAGGCCACCGAGGTCTTCGCCACCATCGCCAACGGCGGGGTCCGGATCCAGCCGCACCTGGTCAAGGGCTGGACGGACGACCAGGGCAACCTCACCACCCCGGTCGCCGCCGAGCAGACCCAGGTGGTGTCGCCGGAGACCGCGCAGACCGTGCTCACCATGATGGAGAGCGCCGTCGACGAGGGCACCGGTTCGACAGCGGCGATTCCCGGCTACCGCGTCGCCGGGAAGACGGGTACCGCGCAGAACTGGGACCAGAACGGCAACCAGGGCATCACGTCCTCCTTCATCGGGGTGGCGCCCGCCGACGACCCGCAGATCGCGGTCTCCGTGGTGCTGCACAACCCGAAGACCTCGGAGTGGGGCGGCACCGTCGCGGGCCCCGTGTTCAGCCAGATCGCCGGCTACGCGCTGACCGAACTGGGCATCGCGCCCTCCGGTGCTCCGGCCCAGCTGTTCCCGACCGAGTGGTGA